In Apis cerana isolate GH-2021 linkage group LG5, AcerK_1.0, whole genome shotgun sequence, a single genomic region encodes these proteins:
- the LOC107997684 gene encoding beta-mannosidase gives MSDSMERDKIELLTSKEREEEEEMKRELLDMKMYETWYTYKDMKEILGFINESKDMANMANDEKNAQKELIQSSSDCSPEVMLKTNLIQELEIQEHINNTSQSIHSHRSNHTSPIHERTVTHDCSNSDLASAIVDSRNSVYTEKNLDSEDIFIRSQDNSNMRDSYSHNMSRYISLKSKSSSQDSDIINNSEKKMDIYSECDKKLDQWQINPLDSCVSENDVPLQEPNRPIVQDRMPFRLCKDAQTPEMLEKLLPALNFYLKQTAELWHSWHRTTDTKFQWGSPIQVGLIKDNLDKKSITNIKTEQNEMECINKYSNERPNNKRKSTMIFSFSDPIYSSSDEDEYTIKKKKIQSYEDKNKELSLNKMIYTAKCNEKNKNLNHDNISKFFDNKEIEHFKMECKKSKDCLPSELPSLCPKKIIPQIRKNINKNIKHVVNMSPNSIAHSSNEKKNSMNLISKDKNNILTDEEILIELEKDNEKAKTTFENIEIKPLPIKNFSYRIKNECITLEKLQLEKQKKFETQREKAQKKEIEEKKKKEELYKKQIEEEQKKEKQREEKEKDKEEKNKRWNIVYMKSKKKISKKDEEKLLSINKQNKISIDNRLLEDENTSKINEIEIMDNNLSNNTNCPICNKFFANDKIEIHAAGCEQYISENEYENDVHLLESKSLPIAINNAEILECGVCSKYKTTNGIHYEEHVNTCLQRQHEEESLNGKIITEKHEYDITFSATVPGGIYTDLSNAHIIPNNFVGYNDLTNRWIGNQSVLYTKSFCVNDTLLNDPKVLLIFHGVDTFATILLNAKKIGETSNMFLRYTFDVTKYLKKGENLLEVFFSSPVKVAENLYNEQASKYIIPPICNPNTYNGECHINHIRKMQASFAWDWGPAFPSMGIWKSVEIIPVNEIYIMDITIDIHKKINFWNIMITLFFETTLQKNSQFIICNISSVLNINEQLNIYNSTSINLYTNNKYKKSTTFLNVPIDLVHEWWPNGYGNQTLYLLTVTATTSTNVKQKTIRIGFRTVELIQKPLKQGLSFYFKINNIPIFAKGSNFIPASIFPELTTQMDTIKHLLKSAKKANMNMLRVWGGGLYESELFYNIADEYGIMIWQDFMFACGMYPTTEEFLKSVKEEIIQNVRRLKNHPSIVLWAGNNENEAALYDNWYGTGTKQIYRTDYIKLYINLIKKTIERLDSTRPFVISSPSNGLYTEQYNYTGKNPYSKIFGDVHYYNYFNNGWDMHQYPRARFSSEYGFQSLPSIYTMLPVAKSITDLDIDSNFLEHRQHLPLGIFFLKNLISKNLKLPNIQNTLKKFENYIYLSQINQAVSVKIQTEYYRQSMSELNEVGEGMTMGALYWQLNDVWQAPSWSSIDFDGRWKMLHYYAVEFFAPLIVTYYIQNMDLSIYIVSDKTYPIKNVTLEMNLYTWNSLKPIQSYFHSNITIEANAATKIDDNLLKYSWILNSTILNECQFNITKNNCITTLTLRDKNGLSIAPRNYIYPSNALKNIALPIANVSVNINDYHLSEKFFNYLDIEIELITNNIILFVWLEAGNICGHFSENGFHMFENTKKILFHACDVITSEMLRKTLKITTLSDIY, from the exons atgtcagACAGTATGGaacgagataaaattgaattgttgACAtctaaagaaagagaagaagaggaagaaatgaAACGAGAACTTTTag atatgaaAATGTATGAAACATGGTATACTTATAAggatatgaaagaaattttaggaTTCATTAATGAATCTAAAGATATGGCAAATATGgctaatgatgaaaaaaatgcacaaaag gaATTAATACAATCTTCTAGTGATTGTTCTCCAGAAGTAATGCTCAAGACAAATTTAATACAAGAACTGGAAATACAAGAACACATCAATAATACATCTCAATCAATACATTCACATAGGTCTAATCATACATCTCCAATACATGAAAGAACAGTAACTCATGATTGTAGTAATTCTGATCTTGCATCTGCTATTGTTGATTCAAGAAACTCTGtgtatacagaaaaaaatttggatagtgaagatatatttattagatcacAAGATAACTCAAATATGAGAGATAGTTATTCTCATAATATGAGTAGatacatttctttaaaatcgaaaagttCTTCACAAGAttcagatattataaataattcagagaaaaaaatggacaTATATTCTGaatgtgataaaaaattgGATCAATGGCAAATTAATCCTCTTGATTCATGTGTTAGTGAAAATGATGTGCCTTTGCAAGAGCCAAATCGACCTATAGTTCAAGATCGTATGCCATTTAGATTATGCAAAGATGCACAAACACCTGAAATGCTTGAGAAACTACTGCctgcattaaatttttatttgaaacaaacaGCAGAATTATGGCATAGTTGGCATCGTACTACTGATACTAAGTTTCAATGGGGGTCACCCATTCAG GTGGGtcttattaaagataatttggataaaaaatcaataacaaatattaagacTGAACAGAATGAAAtggaatgtataaataaatatagcaaTGAACGACCTAATAATAAACGTAAATCAActatgattttttctttttctgatcCAATATATTCTAGCAGTGATGAAGATgaatatactattaaaaaaaaaaaaattcaatcttatgaagacaaaaataaagaattaagtttaaataaaatgatatatactgctaaatgcaatgaaaaaaataaaaatttaaatcatgataatattagtaaattctttgataataaagaaattgaacatTTCAAAATGGAATGTAAAAAATCCAAAGACTGTTTGCCATCTGAATTACCTTCTTTATgtccaaaaaaaattatacctcaaattagaaaaaatattaataaaaatataaagcacGTTGTTAATATGTCTCCCAATTCAATAGCACATAGTagcaatgagaaaaaaaattcaatgaatttgatatccaaagataaaaataatattctgacTGATGAAGAAATTCTcatagaattagaaaaagataatgaaaaagcTAAAActacatttgaaaatattgaaattaaaccaTTAcccataaaaaatttttcatatagaataaaaaatgaatgtatAACTTTAGAAAAACTTCAActtgagaaacaaaaaaaatttgaaactcaaagagaaaaagctcaaaaaaaagaaattgaagaaaaaaaaaagaaagaagaattatataaaaaacaaatagaagaagaacaaaaaaaggaaaagcaaagagaagaaaaagaaaaagataaagaagaaaaaaacaaaagatggaatatagtatatatgaaatcaaaaaaaaaaattagcaaaaaagatgaagaaaaattactgagtataaataaacaaaataagatATCAATAGATAACAGATTGCTTGAG gATGAAAATActtctaaaattaatgaaattgaaataatggataataatctttcaaataatacaaattgtcctatatgtaataaattttttgcaaatgataaaatagaaatacatgCTGCTGGATGTGAACaatatatatctgaaaatgaatatgaaaatgatgTACATTTATTAGAAAGTAAATCATTACCAATAGCTATTAATAATGCCGAAATTCTTGAATGTGGTGtttgttcaaaatataaaacaactaATGGAATACATTATGAAGAACATGTTAATACTTGTTTACAAAGACAACATGAAGAAGAATCCTTAAatg gtAAAATTATAACTGAAAAACATGAATATG atatcacATTTTCTGCAACTGTACCAGGAGGTATTTATACCGATTTAAGCAATGCTCATATTATACCAAATAATTTTGTtggatataatgatttaactAATCGTTGGATTGGTAATCAATCAGTTTTATATACTAAAAGTTTTTGtg tgaatgatactttattaaatgatCCTAAAgtactattaatttttcatggtGTAGATACATTTGCtacaattcttttaaatgctaaaaaaattggagaaacatcaaatatgtttttaagATATACATTTGATgtgacaaaatatttaaaa aaaggagaaaatttattagaagtttttttttcttctcctgttaaagtagctgaaaatttatataatgaacaagcatcaaaatatataattcctcCAATATGTAATCCAAATACTTATAATGGAGAATGTCATATAAACCatataagaaaaatgcaaGCAAGTTTTGCTTGGGATTGGGGTCCTGCTTTTCCATCAATGGGTATTtg gaaAAGTGTAGAAATAATTCctgtaaatgaaatttatattatggatATTACAATAGATAtccacaaaaaaataaatttttggaatattatgattacattattttttgaaactactttacaaaaaaatagccaatttataatttgtaatatttcatcTGTTCTTAATATTAACGAACAactaaacatttataattctactagtattaatttatatacaaataacaaatataaaaaaagtactaCATTTCTCAATGTACCTATA gatCTTGTACATGAATGGTGGCCAAATGGTTATGGCAATCAaactctttatttattaactgtAACTGCAACTACTTCTACTAATGTCAAACAAAAAACAATACGTATTGGTTTCAGAACAGTAGAACTTATACAAAAGCCTCTCAAACAAggattaagtttttattttaaaataaataatattccaatatttgcAAAAGGTAGTAATTTTATACCAGCTAGTATTTTTCCTGAATTGACTACTCAAATGGAtacaattaaacatttattaaaatctgcGAAAAAAGCAAATATGAATATGCTTAGAGTGTGGGGAGGTGGACTTTATGaatctgaattattttataatatagctGATGAATATGGAATCATGATTTGGCAAGATTTTATGTTTGCATGTGGAATGTATCCTACTACAGAAGAATTTCTTAAATCAGTTAAGGAAGAGATAATACAAAATGtacgaagattaaaaaatcatcccAGTATTGTTCTCTGGGctggaaataatgaaaatgaagcagctttatatgataattggtATGGAACTGGaactaaacaaatatatagaaCTGATTATatcaaactttatataaatttaatcaagaaaACAATTGAACGATTAGATTCTACACGACCTTTTGTGATATCTAGTCCTAGTAATGGATTATATAcagaacaatataattatactggAAAAAATCcatattcaaagatatttgGAGATG ttcattattacaattattttaataatggttGGGACATGCACCAATATCCTCGTGCAAGATTTTCATCTGAATATGGATTTCAATCATTGCCATCAATTTATACTATGTTGCCAGTTGCAAAATCAATTACTGATTTGGATATAGATAGTAACTTTCTTGAACATCGTCAACATTTACCAttgggaatattttttttgaaaaatcttatttcaaaaaatttaaaattgcctaatattcaaaatactctaaaaaaatttgaaaattatatatatttaagtcaAATTAATCAAGCAGTTTCTGTAAAAATACAGACAGAATATTATCGACAATCAATGTCAGAATTAAATGAAGTAGGAGAAGGAATGACAATGGGTGCTTTATATTGGCAATTAAATGATGTTTGGCAAGCTCCATCATGGTCTTCTAtag attttgatgGGCGATGGAAAATGCTTCATTATTATGCTGTAGAATTTTTTGCACCTCTTattgttacatattatattcaaaacatGGATCTTTCCATTTATATCGTTTCTGATAAAACATatccaataaaaaatgttacttTAGAAATGAATCTTTATACATGGAATAGTCTAAAACCTATAcaatcatattttcattccaatataaccatt gaaGCCAATGCAGCAACTAAAATTGATGATAATTTACTCAAATATTCATGGATTTTAAATTCCACAATACTTAACGAATGCCAATTTAATAtcactaaaaataattgcattacaACACTTACCTTAAGAGACAAAAATGGACTTTCAATAGCACCAAGAAATTACATATATCCAAGTAATGCcctgaaaaatattgcattaccAATAGCAAATGTTTCt gtaaatataaatgattatcatttatccgaaaaattctttaattatttagatattgaaattgaattaataacaaataatataatactttttgtaTGGCTGGAAGCTGGTAATATTTGTGgtcatttttcagaaaatggtTTCCATATGtttgaaaatacgaaaaaaattttattccatgcATGTGATGTTATTACATCAGAAATGTtaagaaaaactttaaaaattactacactttctgatatttattaa